One stretch of Rhinatrema bivittatum chromosome 8, aRhiBiv1.1, whole genome shotgun sequence DNA includes these proteins:
- the TRARG1 gene encoding trafficking regulator of GLUT4 1, translating to MAINTDAQFEKTLSECGTALPSDSQETEKLLTTADGKEENDLKQSFSATLSSEKSLDMEQNGHSLPYKSASAEQLESAPLSPSRVSLARASSTATTNAQEQALPRDYIFLAIFSCFCPVWPVNIVALVFSILSRNSLQQGDVDGARRLGRLARLLSIVAIVLGVFVIVLYCVLNYAGKSQAGTPATCTLLPDCL from the exons ATGGCCATTAACACCGATGCCCAGTTCGAGAAGACTTTGAGCGAATGTGGCACTGCCCTGCCCAGCGACTCTCAGGAGACCGAGAAGCTGCTCACCACCGCCGACGGCAAGGAGGAGAACGACCTCAAGCAGTCCTTCTCGGCCACGCTGTCCAGCGAGAAGTCCCTGGACATGGAGCAGAACGGCCACAGCCTGCCCTACAAGTCCGCCTCGGCGGAGCAGCTGGAGTCCGCCCCGCTCTCGCCCTCCCGCGTCAGCCTGGCCCGGGCATCCTCCACGGCCACCACCAACGCCCAGGAGCAAGCCCTGCCCAGGGACTACATCTTCCTGGCCATCTtctcctgcttctgccccgtctggcCCGTGAACATCGTGGCGCTGGTCTTTTCCATCCTG TCAAGAAACAGCTTGCAGCAGGGGGATGTGGATGGAGCCCGCCGGCTGGGACGCCTGGCCAGATTACTCAGTATAGTTGCCATTGTGCTAGGTGTCTTCGTTATTGTGCTCTACTGTGTGCTTAACTATGCAGGTAAGTCCCAGGCAGGAACTCCTGCCACCTGCACCCTTTTACCCGACTGCTTGTAG